Proteins found in one Planococcus citri chromosome 2, ihPlaCitr1.1, whole genome shotgun sequence genomic segment:
- the LOC135834988 gene encoding probable palmitoyltransferase ZDHHC24 — protein MKLRRNFLPSNVGDWSSFLFIVVIIPVFFWFELFIVLPDFYDYSSIWYWIHFVIGSFIMKNITSNLLAVMFIDTSIFSISIPMDKCINWQFCDTCQLPIPPRCWHCNICNRCILKRDHHCTFSGCCVGHFNHRFFIMFLSYFFVGCCYALYFNLFFILSRVDFDYHSIFQIVFPMMLILLGIDKALNHCLVIMLVLNIVGCTITGILLHFHLKLIYKGTVSYEYTKDNTRYDLGLKKNIIHSLGTRWYLTWLSPFVDSPLIFDGADWSVDVLKTKAT, from the coding sequence ATGAAGCTGAGAAGAAATTTCCTACCAAGTAATGTCGGCGACTGGTCCAGCTTCTTATTCATCGTCGTAATCATACCAGTCTTCTTCTGGTTCGAGCTTTTTATCGTTTTACCCGATTTTTACGATTACTCGTCGATATGGTACTGGATCCATTTCGTAATTGGCAGCTTCATCATGAAGAATATCACGAGTAACTTGTTAGCAGTGATGTTCATCGATACCAGTATTTTTAGCATTTCGATTCCGATGGATAAATGCATAAATTGGCAATTTTGTGATACTTGCCAATTACCTATACCTCCTCGCTGTTGGCATTGTAACATTTGTAATAGATGTATTCTCAAAAGGGACCATCACTGTACATTTTCAGGCTGTTGTGTCGGGCATTTCaatcatcgatttttcattatgtTCTTGTCGTACTTCTTTGTAGGATGTTGTTACGCTTTatatttcaacttgttttttatATTGTCTAGAGTAGATTTCGATTATcatagcatttttcaaattgttttccCAATGATGTTAATTTTACTGGGAATCGATAAGGCCTTAAATCACTGCCTAGTTATTATGTTGGTTTTAAACATCGTAGGCTGTACTATTACTGGAATATTAttgcattttcatttgaaacttATTTATAAAGGTACCGTTTCTTACGAGTACACTAAAGATAATACTCGTTATGATTTAGgattaaagaaaaatataattcattCTTTGGGTACACGTTGGTATTTAACGTGGTTATCGCCTTTTGTAGATTCTCCATTGATTTTTGATGGAGCTGACTGGAGTGTCGATGTACTTAAAACTAAGGCTACATGA
- the LOC135834017 gene encoding GATA zinc finger domain-containing protein 1, with protein sequence MAPSRSRKKKTTPEPSCSLEVHDVEGNNENDQSKDCFAKPKPPPNISSSTIPGKYDVVSRVFHNNFLYSVGDIISLRNKNSIYYAQIRVIVEDTFSEKYVAVIWLLPTQCKTAASKDFNPYTFTYGPQDEWFYNLNDVSFVMHPPNQFFKRFIPPVPKNSDLNHVIKYKFKSTAKRKL encoded by the coding sequence ATGGCACCTTCGAGATcaaggaaaaagaaaacaacgcCAGAACCAAGCTGCTCCTTAGAAGTTCACGATGTTGAAGGCAATAACGAGAACGATCAATCTAAAGACTGCTTCGCCAAACCCAAACCACCGCCGAATATTTCTTCTTCGACAATTCCGGGCAAATACGACGTTGTCTCTCGAGTATTCCATAACAATTTTCTATATTCAGTCGGAGACATAATATCTTTAAGgaataaaaattctatttatTATGCTCAAATTAGAGTTATAGTTGAAGACACTTTTAGTGAGAAGTACGTAGCTGTGATATGGCTACTTCCGACGCAATGCAAAACTGCTGCAAGTAAAGACTTCAATCCTTACACTTTCACTTATGGACCGCAAGATGAATGGTTTTATAATCTAAACGATGTATCTTTCGTTATGCATCCgccgaatcaatttttcaaacggtTTATTCCTCCTGTGCCTAAAAATAGTGATTTAAATCATGTGATTAAGTACAA